From one Rosa rugosa chromosome 4, drRosRugo1.1, whole genome shotgun sequence genomic stretch:
- the LOC133743224 gene encoding alpha-mannosidase At3g26720-like isoform X1 produces MAVEACCLRLLVVLIVFLNVESKFMAYNTTSQIVPGKLNVHLVPHTHDDVGWLKTVDQYYTGANNSLLAAPACVRNVLDSLVPALLADKNRKFIYAEQAFFELWWREQSEAIQDTVKQLVSSGQLEFINGGMCMHDEAATHYIDMIDQTTLGHRFIKQEFNVTPRVGWQIDSFGHSSVQAYLLAAEVGFDSLFFGRIDYQDIATRKNEKSLEVVWRGSKSLGSSAQIFAGAFPRLYVPPADNFYFDTDDVLAPFVQDDMNLGDYNVADRVNDFVSEAISQANITRTNHIMWTMGKDFAYQYANSWFSQMDKFIHHVNQDGRVNALYSTPSIYTDAKYATNESWPIKSDDFFPYASEVNAYWTGYFTSRPALKRYVRMMSSYYLAARQLEFFKGISKSGPNTDSLADALAIAQHHDAVSGTSRQHVADDYTKRLSIGYKEAEKVVAESLSCLISSRSSTGCKSVVTKFQQCPLLNISYCPPSEVDLSKGKHLVIVVYNPLGWKREDVIKIPVVSEKVTVKDSTGKEIESQILPLLNASVSIRNDHVKAYLGIAPSVTTSYWLAFSATVPPLGFSTYMVSSAATETGHLKIAATTSERHTVYKTETSQNETIKVGPGNLKLIYSGNDGKLIQYTNSRSSVKESVKQSFSYYPGDDGSVVDYGEDGNPHFQASGAYVFRPNGTYPIKSEGQVSLTILRGPLLDEIHERINSWIYQVTRVYREKEHAEIEFTIGPIPVDDGIGKEIVTKITTSMRTNKQFYTDSNGRDFIQRIRDYRKDWDLEVNQPVAGNYYPINLGIYTKDNNTELSVLVDRSVGGSSIVDGQLELMLHRRLLADDDKGIAEQLNETVCIEHDCKGLTITGKYHLRIDPLGEGAKWRRSFGQEIYSPFLLAFTEQDGDDWTNSHVTTFSGMDPSYTLPDNVAIITLQELEDGKVLFRLAHLYEIEEDKHLSVMASVELKKVFANKKIKHLTEMSLSANQERREMERKRLVWNVQGSSEEGPKGLRGGPVDPTKLVVNLAPMEIRTFTIDF; encoded by the exons ATGGCGGTTGAAGCTTGTTGCTTACGGCTTCTCGTGGTACTAATTGTGTTTCTAAATGTAGAATCCAAGTTCATGGCTTACAATACAACGTCGCAGATTGTCCCCGGAAAGCTTAACGTTCATTTAGTTCCTCACACCCATGACGATGTCGGATGGCTGAAAACCGTTGACCAGTACTACACCGGTGCCAATAATTCTCTCCTG GCGGCTCCCGCTTGTGTTCGAAACGTGTTGGATTCTTTAGTTCCCGCATTGTTGGCCGATAAGAACCGCAAGTTCATATATGCTGAGCAG GCATTTTTTGAACTATGGTGGAGAGAACAGAGCGAGGCGATCCAAGACACAGTCAAGCAGCTAGTCAGCTCTGGCCAACTGGAATTCAT AAATGGGGGGATGTGCATGCACGATGAGGCTGCTACGCATTACATTGATATGATTGATCAGACGACTCTAGGGCATCGATTTATTAAGCAAGAGTTCAATGTGACACCAAGAGTTGGCTGGCAAATAGATTCGTTTGGACATTCTTCTGTGCAGGCTTACCTTTTGGCGGCTGAG GTTGGCTTTGATTCCCTATTTTTTGGACGAATCGACTACCAAGATATAGCTACGAGGAAAAATGAGAAAAGCCTTGAGGTTGTGTGGCGGGGTTCTAAGAGTCTCGGTTCATCTGCACAG ATTTTTGCTGGTGCATTCCCTAGGCTATATGTTCCTCCTGCTGATAATTTCTACTTTGACACTGATGACGTCCTTGCCCCTTTTGTACAA GATGATATGAATCTTGGTGACTACAATGTGGCAGATCGCGTTAATGATTTTGTATCTGAAGCAATATCACAG GCAAACATTACTCGTACAAATCATATCATGTGGACCATGGGAAAGGATTTCGCGTATCAATATGCTAATTCATGGTTCAGTCAGATGGACAAATTCATTCATCATGTGAATCAA GATGGGCGTGTCAATGCCCTATACTCAACCCCATCAATATACACCGATGCCAAATATGCAACAAATGAGTCCTGGCCAATCAAGAGTGATGACTTCTTTCC ATATGCTAGTGAAGTGAATGCATACTGGACTGGATATTTTACAAGCAGGCCAGCCCTCAAACGTTATGTTAGAATGATGAGTAGCTACTATTTG GCAGCAAGGCAATTGGAATTTTTTAAGGGAATAAGTAAATCAGGGCCTAATACAGATTCTCTGGCTGATGCTTTAGCAATTGCTCAACATCATGATGCAGTTAGTGGCACATCTCGGCAGCACGTAGCCGATGATTATACAAAACGACTTTCAATAGGTTACAAGGAG GCTGAGAAGGTTGTTGCAGAATCACTTTCTTGCTTGATAAGTTCAAGATCAAGTACTGGTTGCAAGAGTGTAGTAACAAAGTTTCAACAG TGTCCACTTCTGAATATTAGCTATTGCCCCCCGTCAGAAGTTGATCTTTCAAAGGGGAAACACCTG GTTATTGTTGTCTATAACCCTCTGGGATGGAAAAGAGAGGATGTGATAAAGATTCCT GTTGTCAGTGAAAAAGTCACTGTAAAGGACTCCACCGGAAAGGAAATTGAATCACAGATTCTACCGCTGCTTAATGCATCTGTCAGCATAAGAAATGACCATGTTAAGGCATATTTGGGTATAGCACCGAGTGTGACCACAAGTTATTGGCTTGCATTTTCAGCAACTGTACCACCTCTTGGTTTTAGCACTTACATGGTCTCAAGTGCTGCCACAGAGACAG GCCACCTTAAAATTGCAGCTACTACTTCAGAGAGACATACAGTGTACAAGACAGAAACAAGTCAAAATGAAACAATAAAAGTTGGGCCTGGAAACTTGAAACTCATTTATTCTGGAAACGATGGAAAACTGATTCAGTACACAAACAGCAGAAGCTCG GTCAAAGAGTCGGTAAAGCAATCATTTAGCTACTACCCTGGAGATGATGGAAGTGTGGTGGATTACGGTGAGGATGGAAATCCGCATTTTCAG GCCTCAGGAGCATATGTCTTCCGTCCTAATGGTACATATCCCATTAAATCAGAAGGGCAG GTTTCTTTGACTATTTTAAGGGGACCATTGTTGGATGAAATACATGAAAGGATCAACTCTTGGATATATCAG GTCACTAGAGTGTACAGGGAAAAAGAGCATGCTGAGATTGAATTTACT ATAGGGCCTATACCAGTTGATGATGGAATAGGCAAAGAGATTGTAACTAAGATTACAACCAGCATGAGAACCAACAAACAATTCTACACAGATTCTAACGGGCGCGATTTTATTCAAAGA ATTCGAGACTACAGAAAAGACTGGGACCTGGAAGTAAACCAACCTGTCGCAGGAAACTATTATCCG ATTAATCTGGGAATCTATACGAAAGATAACAACACAGAGCTGTCAGTATTAGTGGATAGATCGGTAGGGGGATCCAGCATTGTGGACGGGCAATTGGAACTGATGCTTCATAG GAGGTTGCTTGCAGATGATGACAAAGGTATTGCAGAGCAACTAAATGAAACGGTGTGCATTGAACATGATTGCAAAGGACTAACA ATTACAGGAAAGTACCACCTGAGAATTGATCCTTTAGGAGAGGGTGCTAAGTGGCGTCGATCATTTGGTCAGGAGATATATTCTCCATTTCTATTAGCCTTCACAGAACAA GATGGAGATGACTGGACAAACTCTCATGTCACAACCTTTTCGGGAATGGATCCTTCCTACACTTTACCTGATAATGTTGCAATTATAACTCTCCAG GAGCTGGAAGATGGGAAAGTTCTCTTTCGCCTGGCGCATTTATACGAG ATTGAAGAGGACAAGCATCTTTCAGTTATGGCAAGTGTGGAACTGAAAAAGGTGTTTGCAAACAAGAAG ATAAAGCATTTAACAGAAATGAGCTTATCTGCTAACCAAGAAAGAAGGGAAATGGAAAGGAAGAGACTGGTTTGGAATGTGCAAGGCTCTTCTGAGGAAGGACCGAAAGGCTTGAGGGGAGGACCTGTTGATCCAACAAAGCTAGTGGTGAATCTTGCTCCAATGGAAATTCGAACATTTACCATCGACTTCTAG
- the LOC133743224 gene encoding probable alpha-mannosidase At5g13980 isoform X2 produces MAVEACCLRLLVVLIVFLNVESKFMAYNTTSQIVPGKLNVHLVPHTHDDVGWLKTVDQYYTGANNSLLAAPACVRNVLDSLVPALLADKNRKFIYAEQAFFELWWREQSEAIQDTVKQLVSSGQLEFINGGMCMHDEAATHYIDMIDQTTLGHRFIKQEFNVTPRVGWQIDSFGHSSVQAYLLAAEVGFDSLFFGRIDYQDIATRKNEKSLEVVWRGSKSLGSSAQIFAGAFPRLYVPPADNFYFDTDDVLAPFVQDDMNLGDYNVADRVNDFVSEAISQANITRTNHIMWTMGKDFAYQYANSWFSQMDKFIHHVNQDGRVNALYSTPSIYTDAKYATNESWPIKSDDFFPYASEVNAYWTGYFTSRPALKRYVRMMSSYYLAARQLEFFKGISKSGPNTDSLADALAIAQHHDAVSGTSRQHVADDYTKRLSIGYKEAEKVVAESLSCLISSRSSTGCKSVVTKFQQCPLLNISYCPPSEVDLSKGKHLVIVVYNPLGWKREDVIKIPVVSEKVTVKDSTGKEIESQILPLLNASVSIRNDHVKAYLGIAPSVTTSYWLAFSATVPPLGFSTYMVSSAATETATTSERHTVYKTETSQNETIKVGPGNLKLIYSGNDGKLIQYTNSRSSVKESVKQSFSYYPGDDGSVVDYGEDGNPHFQASGAYVFRPNGTYPIKSEGQVSLTILRGPLLDEIHERINSWIYQVTRVYREKEHAEIEFTIGPIPVDDGIGKEIVTKITTSMRTNKQFYTDSNGRDFIQRIRDYRKDWDLEVNQPVAGNYYPINLGIYTKDNNTELSVLVDRSVGGSSIVDGQLELMLHRRLLADDDKGIAEQLNETVCIEHDCKGLTITGKYHLRIDPLGEGAKWRRSFGQEIYSPFLLAFTEQDGDDWTNSHVTTFSGMDPSYTLPDNVAIITLQELEDGKVLFRLAHLYEIEEDKHLSVMASVELKKVFANKKIKHLTEMSLSANQERREMERKRLVWNVQGSSEEGPKGLRGGPVDPTKLVVNLAPMEIRTFTIDF; encoded by the exons ATGGCGGTTGAAGCTTGTTGCTTACGGCTTCTCGTGGTACTAATTGTGTTTCTAAATGTAGAATCCAAGTTCATGGCTTACAATACAACGTCGCAGATTGTCCCCGGAAAGCTTAACGTTCATTTAGTTCCTCACACCCATGACGATGTCGGATGGCTGAAAACCGTTGACCAGTACTACACCGGTGCCAATAATTCTCTCCTG GCGGCTCCCGCTTGTGTTCGAAACGTGTTGGATTCTTTAGTTCCCGCATTGTTGGCCGATAAGAACCGCAAGTTCATATATGCTGAGCAG GCATTTTTTGAACTATGGTGGAGAGAACAGAGCGAGGCGATCCAAGACACAGTCAAGCAGCTAGTCAGCTCTGGCCAACTGGAATTCAT AAATGGGGGGATGTGCATGCACGATGAGGCTGCTACGCATTACATTGATATGATTGATCAGACGACTCTAGGGCATCGATTTATTAAGCAAGAGTTCAATGTGACACCAAGAGTTGGCTGGCAAATAGATTCGTTTGGACATTCTTCTGTGCAGGCTTACCTTTTGGCGGCTGAG GTTGGCTTTGATTCCCTATTTTTTGGACGAATCGACTACCAAGATATAGCTACGAGGAAAAATGAGAAAAGCCTTGAGGTTGTGTGGCGGGGTTCTAAGAGTCTCGGTTCATCTGCACAG ATTTTTGCTGGTGCATTCCCTAGGCTATATGTTCCTCCTGCTGATAATTTCTACTTTGACACTGATGACGTCCTTGCCCCTTTTGTACAA GATGATATGAATCTTGGTGACTACAATGTGGCAGATCGCGTTAATGATTTTGTATCTGAAGCAATATCACAG GCAAACATTACTCGTACAAATCATATCATGTGGACCATGGGAAAGGATTTCGCGTATCAATATGCTAATTCATGGTTCAGTCAGATGGACAAATTCATTCATCATGTGAATCAA GATGGGCGTGTCAATGCCCTATACTCAACCCCATCAATATACACCGATGCCAAATATGCAACAAATGAGTCCTGGCCAATCAAGAGTGATGACTTCTTTCC ATATGCTAGTGAAGTGAATGCATACTGGACTGGATATTTTACAAGCAGGCCAGCCCTCAAACGTTATGTTAGAATGATGAGTAGCTACTATTTG GCAGCAAGGCAATTGGAATTTTTTAAGGGAATAAGTAAATCAGGGCCTAATACAGATTCTCTGGCTGATGCTTTAGCAATTGCTCAACATCATGATGCAGTTAGTGGCACATCTCGGCAGCACGTAGCCGATGATTATACAAAACGACTTTCAATAGGTTACAAGGAG GCTGAGAAGGTTGTTGCAGAATCACTTTCTTGCTTGATAAGTTCAAGATCAAGTACTGGTTGCAAGAGTGTAGTAACAAAGTTTCAACAG TGTCCACTTCTGAATATTAGCTATTGCCCCCCGTCAGAAGTTGATCTTTCAAAGGGGAAACACCTG GTTATTGTTGTCTATAACCCTCTGGGATGGAAAAGAGAGGATGTGATAAAGATTCCT GTTGTCAGTGAAAAAGTCACTGTAAAGGACTCCACCGGAAAGGAAATTGAATCACAGATTCTACCGCTGCTTAATGCATCTGTCAGCATAAGAAATGACCATGTTAAGGCATATTTGGGTATAGCACCGAGTGTGACCACAAGTTATTGGCTTGCATTTTCAGCAACTGTACCACCTCTTGGTTTTAGCACTTACATGGTCTCAAGTGCTGCCACAGAGACAG CTACTACTTCAGAGAGACATACAGTGTACAAGACAGAAACAAGTCAAAATGAAACAATAAAAGTTGGGCCTGGAAACTTGAAACTCATTTATTCTGGAAACGATGGAAAACTGATTCAGTACACAAACAGCAGAAGCTCG GTCAAAGAGTCGGTAAAGCAATCATTTAGCTACTACCCTGGAGATGATGGAAGTGTGGTGGATTACGGTGAGGATGGAAATCCGCATTTTCAG GCCTCAGGAGCATATGTCTTCCGTCCTAATGGTACATATCCCATTAAATCAGAAGGGCAG GTTTCTTTGACTATTTTAAGGGGACCATTGTTGGATGAAATACATGAAAGGATCAACTCTTGGATATATCAG GTCACTAGAGTGTACAGGGAAAAAGAGCATGCTGAGATTGAATTTACT ATAGGGCCTATACCAGTTGATGATGGAATAGGCAAAGAGATTGTAACTAAGATTACAACCAGCATGAGAACCAACAAACAATTCTACACAGATTCTAACGGGCGCGATTTTATTCAAAGA ATTCGAGACTACAGAAAAGACTGGGACCTGGAAGTAAACCAACCTGTCGCAGGAAACTATTATCCG ATTAATCTGGGAATCTATACGAAAGATAACAACACAGAGCTGTCAGTATTAGTGGATAGATCGGTAGGGGGATCCAGCATTGTGGACGGGCAATTGGAACTGATGCTTCATAG GAGGTTGCTTGCAGATGATGACAAAGGTATTGCAGAGCAACTAAATGAAACGGTGTGCATTGAACATGATTGCAAAGGACTAACA ATTACAGGAAAGTACCACCTGAGAATTGATCCTTTAGGAGAGGGTGCTAAGTGGCGTCGATCATTTGGTCAGGAGATATATTCTCCATTTCTATTAGCCTTCACAGAACAA GATGGAGATGACTGGACAAACTCTCATGTCACAACCTTTTCGGGAATGGATCCTTCCTACACTTTACCTGATAATGTTGCAATTATAACTCTCCAG GAGCTGGAAGATGGGAAAGTTCTCTTTCGCCTGGCGCATTTATACGAG ATTGAAGAGGACAAGCATCTTTCAGTTATGGCAAGTGTGGAACTGAAAAAGGTGTTTGCAAACAAGAAG ATAAAGCATTTAACAGAAATGAGCTTATCTGCTAACCAAGAAAGAAGGGAAATGGAAAGGAAGAGACTGGTTTGGAATGTGCAAGGCTCTTCTGAGGAAGGACCGAAAGGCTTGAGGGGAGGACCTGTTGATCCAACAAAGCTAGTGGTGAATCTTGCTCCAATGGAAATTCGAACATTTACCATCGACTTCTAG
- the LOC133741915 gene encoding 11S globulin seed storage protein 2-like yields MEIDLTPRLAKKVYEGDGGSYSAWSPSELPMLREGDIGAAKLSLEKDGFALPNYSDSARVAYVLQGNGVVGIVLPEKEEKVLPVKKGDAIALPFGVVTWWYNKEDTEFVVLFLGDTKTAHKRGEFTDFYLNGSNGIFTGFSTEFVSRAWDLEENVVKTLVGKQTGKGIVKLGGTNLPEPNKEHRDGMTLNCEEAPLDVDIKGGGRVVVLNTKNLPLVGEVGLGADLVRLDGSAMCSPGFSCDSALQVTYIVRGSGRVQVVGVDGKRVLETTVTAGKLFIVPRFFVVSKIADPEGLEWFSIITTPNPIFTHLAGSIGAWKALSPQVLEASFNVDSDTEKLFRSKRTSDAIFFPPPK; encoded by the coding sequence ATGGAAATTGATCTTACACCAAGGTTGGCTAAGAAGGTTTATGAAGGAGATGGCGGTTCCTACTCTGCCTGGTCCCCGTCGGAGCTTCCCATGCTCCGTGAAGGTGACATCGGAGCTGCCAAGCTCTCTCTGGAGAAGGACGGCTTTGCTCTCCCCAATTACTCTGACTCTGCCAGAGTTGCCTATGTCCTTCAAGGTAATGGAGTAGTCGGAATTGTTCTGCCAGAGAAGGAAGAAAAGGTTCTTCCAGTAAAGAAGGGTGATGCTATTGCCCTCCCTTTTGGAGTTGTCACTTGGTGGTACAACAAGGAGGACACTGAGTTTGTGGTTCTTTTCTTGGGTGATACCAAAACAGCTCACAAAAGGGGAGAGTTCACTGACTTCTATCTTAATGGTTCTAATGGAATTTTCACCGGCTTCTCAACTGAGTTTGTCAGCCGAGCATGGGATTTGGAGGAGAATGTTGTGAAGACTCTTGTTGGCAAGCAAACCGGCAAGGGCATTGTTAAGTTGGGGGGAACCAATTTGCCTGAGCCAAACAAAGAACATAGAGATGGGATGACATTGAATTGCGAAGAGGCTCCTCTTGATGTTGACATTAAAGGCGGTGGAAGAGTTGTTGTTTTGAATACTAAGAACCTTCCTTTGGTCGGAGAAGTTGGGCTTGGTGCTGATCTTGTTAGGTTGGACGGAAGTGCTATGTGCTCCCCTGGGTTTTCTTGTGACTCTGCGTTGCAGGTGACCTATATTGTTAGGGGCAGTGGTCGTGTCCAAGTTGTTGGTGTCGATGGGAAGAGGGTCTTGGAAACTACTGTTACAGCTGGCAAATTGTTCATCGTTCCTCGATTCTTTGTTGTTTCAAAGATTGCTGATCCGGAAGGCTTGGAATGGTTCTCCATCATCACTACTCCCAATCCAATATTCACTCATTTGGCTGGAAGTATTGGTGCTTGGAAGGCGTTATCTCCTCAGGTGCTTGAGGCTTCATTCAACGTGGATTCCGATACGGAGAAGCTCTTCCGATCAAAAAGAACTTCTGATGCAATTTTCTTCCCTCCTCCCAAGTGA